The following are encoded together in the Hydrotalea sp. genome:
- the nuoI gene encoding NADH-quinone oxidoreductase subunit NuoI, whose protein sequence is MKNTIKRKFFLHRLFVLSQHTIFAPLLAELVKGLVLTFRQMFKKSYTLNYPYEKGPISPRFRGEHALRRYPNGEERCIACKLCEAVCPAGAITIEAESRQDGSRRTTRYDIDMLKCIYCGLCQEACPVDAIVQGSNFEFAGFTKNEFLYNKEKLLDNGDRWEAQLAKNIELDKSYR, encoded by the coding sequence ATGAAAAACACAATAAAAAGAAAATTTTTTCTACATCGCTTGTTCGTCCTCAGCCAGCACACGATATTCGCGCCGTTGCTGGCCGAATTGGTCAAGGGGTTGGTCTTGACCTTTCGCCAGATGTTTAAAAAATCCTACACGTTAAATTACCCCTATGAGAAGGGGCCGATATCACCGCGTTTTCGCGGCGAGCATGCCCTGCGCCGTTACCCCAATGGCGAGGAACGTTGCATTGCATGCAAATTATGCGAGGCGGTTTGTCCGGCCGGCGCCATCACCATCGAGGCCGAATCGCGGCAAGATGGTTCGCGCCGCACGACGCGTTATGATATCGATATGTTGAAATGTATCTATTGCGGCCTGTGCCAGGAGGCCTGCCCGGTCGATGCCATTGTGCAGGGTTCGAATTTTGAATTTGCTGGCTTTACCAAGAATGAATTTCTATATAACAAGGAAAAATTATTGGATAACGGGGATAGGTGGGAAGCGCAACTTGCCAAAAACATCGAACTGGATAAATCCTATCGCTAA